The following proteins are encoded in a genomic region of bacterium:
- a CDS encoding cytochrome C, producing MKTAHVMLCGAALSLLLAAAAVADDGCVDCHAKISPGQVLDWSVSRHAENDVTCASCHGEGHRTADDAAKAVMPDEHVCAECHQEQFDSFAGGKHNHGWTSLNAIPATHFAPDELIEGGRGCGGCHNMGIKSEAQKQDQRAKGYRYQNNSCDECHTRHAFAKKEAQNPRACQQCHMGYDHPQWEMWSSSKHGERYFAKLAGDLPDGAAAPTCQHCHLPDGTHENRTAWGFLGVRLPLSDDPQAAADRVTILKALGVLHPETGEPTAILDAVKAVDMARLDQASWQTERDKMLDTCNGCHSRAYAREQLEMGDAILTKADRLMAEAIETVAALYRDGIIVKPEGYPFNYPFLLTLMHTNGANWDEDLDGFSYIDQVLLQMFFKHRMRAYQAFFHVNPDYAYWYGWNMMTQDLGEIKELAKSMRAQHASVK from the coding sequence ATGAAGACCGCACATGTCATGTTATGTGGCGCCGCCTTGTCCCTGCTTCTCGCCGCCGCCGCCGTGGCCGACGACGGTTGCGTGGACTGTCACGCGAAGATCTCCCCGGGTCAGGTCCTGGACTGGTCGGTCAGCCGGCACGCCGAAAACGACGTGACCTGCGCCTCCTGCCACGGCGAAGGGCACCGGACGGCGGACGACGCCGCAAAGGCCGTGATGCCCGACGAGCACGTCTGCGCCGAATGCCACCAGGAGCAGTTCGACTCCTTCGCCGGGGGCAAGCACAACCACGGCTGGACGTCCCTGAACGCCATTCCCGCGACCCATTTCGCCCCCGACGAGTTGATCGAGGGCGGGCGCGGCTGCGGCGGCTGCCACAACATGGGCATCAAGTCCGAGGCGCAGAAACAGGATCAGCGCGCCAAGGGCTACCGGTACCAGAACAACTCCTGCGACGAGTGCCACACCCGCCACGCCTTCGCCAAGAAGGAGGCGCAGAATCCCCGCGCCTGCCAGCAGTGCCACATGGGCTACGACCATCCCCAGTGGGAGATGTGGTCCAGTTCCAAGCACGGCGAGCGCTACTTCGCAAAGCTGGCCGGCGACCTGCCCGACGGCGCCGCCGCCCCCACCTGCCAGCATTGCCACCTGCCCGACGGCACACACGAGAACCGCACCGCCTGGGGTTTCCTGGGCGTGCGCCTGCCCCTGTCCGATGATCCGCAGGCGGCGGCCGACCGGGTGACCATCCTCAAGGCCCTGGGCGTGCTGCACCCGGAGACGGGCGAGCCGACGGCGATCCTTGACGCGGTCAAGGCGGTCGACATGGCCCGCCTCGACCAGGCCTCCTGGCAGACCGAACGCGACAAGATGCTCGACACCTGCAACGGCTGCCACTCCCGCGCCTACGCCAGGGAGCAGCTGGAGATGGGCGACGCGATCCTCACCAAGGCGGACCGCCTGATGGCCGAGGCCATCGAGACCGTCGCGGCGCTGTACCGGGACGGGATCATCGTGAAGCCGGAGGGCTATCCCTTCAACTACCCCTTCCTCCTGACGCTCATGCATACCAACGGGGCCAACTGGGACGAGGATCTGGACGGCTTTTCCTACATCGATCAGGTTTTACTGCAGATGTTCTTCAAGCATCGGATGCGGGCCTATCAGGCGTTCTTCCATGTGAATCCGGATTATGCCTATTGGTACGGGTGGAACATGATGACGCAGGATCTGGGGGAGATCAAGGAACTGGCGAAGTCGATGCGCGCGCAGCATGCGAGCGTGAAATAA